TGATGACGCGATGAATCCAACGGACACATATGACGTCATCGTCGTCGGCGGTGGGCACGCCGGATGCGAGGCGGCGCTTGCGGCGGCGCGTATGGGCGCGCGCGTGGCGCTGCTTACGGCCCGGCGTGACGCTATTGCGGAGATGTCGTGCAATCCGGCGATCGGCGGCCTCGCCAAAGGCCACCTCGTTCGCGAGATCGACGCGCTTGGCGGCGAGATGGCCCGTGTGACCGACCGCACGGCGATCCAGTTCCGCATGCTCAACATGAGCAAAGGCCCCGCCGTATGGGCGCCGCGCGCGCAGTGTGACCGGAAGGCCTACCGCGAGGCGATGCGCGCCGTCGTCGAGGCGCAGCCCGGCCTCGACGTGATCGAAGAGATGACCATCGAGCTGCTCGTCGAGGGCGCACGCGTGCGCGGCGTCTTCGGCGCGAGCGGCCGCACGGTGCTCGGCGCGGCGACGATTCTCGCCACCGGCACGTTTCTCAACGGGTTGATCCATGTCGGTGAGAAATCGTGGCCCGCGGGCCGCTACGGCGAGGACCCGGCGCTTGGATTGTCAGAGGGCTTGGCCGCGCTCGGATTCCGCCTCGGGCGCCTGAAGACCGGCACGCCGCCGCGCCTCGACGGACGCACAGTCGATTGGGCGGCCTGCGAGTTCCAGCCCGGTGACGACCCGCCGGGCCGCTTCGCGCGCATCGAGCCGCCGCAGCGCCTGCGCCAGGTGCCGTGCCACATCACGTACACAACGTCGCGCACAGCCGACATCATCCGCGCCAACCTCGACCGCTCGCCGCTCTACGCCGGGCGCATCGTCGGCGTCGGCCCGCGCTACTGCCCGTCGATCGAGGACAAGGTCGTCCGCTTCCCGCACCGAGAGCGCCACCAGCTCTTCCTCGAACCCGAGGGGCTCGACACGGACGAGATCTACGCGAACGGCATCCCGACAAGCTTGCCCGAGGACGTGCAGCTTGCGCTTGTCCATTCAATCCCCGGCCTCGAGAGCGCCGAGCTGACGCGCTACGGCTACGCGATCGAATACGACTTCGTGCCGCCCGACCAGGTCAAGCGCTCGCTCGAGACGAAGCTCGTCGAGAACCTGTTCCTCGCCGGGCAGATCAACGGCACGTCGGGCTACGAGGAGGCCGCCGCGCAGGGCCTCATGGCCGGCATCAACGCCGTGCTCAAGCTGCGCGGCGAAGAAGCCGTCGTGCTCGGACGCGACGAGGCGTACATCGGCGTGCTCATCGACGACCTGTGCACCAAGGAGATCCGCGAACCCTACCGCATGTTCACGTCGCGGGCTGAGTTCCGTCTGCTCCTACGGCAGGACAACGCCGACGCACGCCTCCTGCCCATCGGCCACCGTCTCGGCCTGATCAGCGACGCAGAACACGACGCCCACGCGCGACGCGAGGGCGCCATCGCAGGCGAGATCGAGCGCCTGCACGCCGTGCGTGCCGGC
The sequence above is a segment of the Verrucomicrobiota bacterium genome. Coding sequences within it:
- the mnmG gene encoding tRNA uridine-5-carboxymethylaminomethyl(34) synthesis enzyme MnmG, with the translated sequence MNPTDTYDVIVVGGGHAGCEAALAAARMGARVALLTARRDAIAEMSCNPAIGGLAKGHLVREIDALGGEMARVTDRTAIQFRMLNMSKGPAVWAPRAQCDRKAYREAMRAVVEAQPGLDVIEEMTIELLVEGARVRGVFGASGRTVLGAATILATGTFLNGLIHVGEKSWPAGRYGEDPALGLSEGLAALGFRLGRLKTGTPPRLDGRTVDWAACEFQPGDDPPGRFARIEPPQRLRQVPCHITYTTSRTADIIRANLDRSPLYAGRIVGVGPRYCPSIEDKVVRFPHRERHQLFLEPEGLDTDEIYANGIPTSLPEDVQLALVHSIPGLESAELTRYGYAIEYDFVPPDQVKRSLETKLVENLFLAGQINGTSGYEEAAAQGLMAGINAVLKLRGEEAVVLGRDEAYIGVLIDDLCTKEIREPYRMFTSRAEFRLLLRQDNADARLLPIGHRLGLISDAEHDAHARREGAIAGEIERLHAVRAGGEPLALLLKRPGTTYAGLRAQHPALVNAYDTEVERRIELEIKYEGYLDKQRRQVEQLAKTERRRIPPDVEFRAVRGLRAEAAEKLAAVRPDTFGQASRIAGINPADLAVLAVYLARREKPQTPQISTDRT